The segment ACAAACGATCGAATGCAATAAACACTTGCACTCATTGCTTACTCGATTGTACTCAAGAAGTAACTACCAAGGGGAACCAGCTGAGCTTCATTTTCTACTCTACACAAGGAAGCTACAAACTGGCCCTTCAAGAAGTATGTATATCAAAAAAAACCCCAAAAGAATAAGAAAATTGCACACAACCCCCAGAAATCAGAAGGTTTTACTTTTGGGAGACTCGCCGGGGACGCATGTCGAACATCCCTCTGGCGAAATCTCGCCGTTAACTACTGGTTTTTCAAGCTTGCGTTGCCAAATCTTTGGCGTTTATGAAGGTTCCATGGAATCCATATGGAACCCTTGATGGAAGCTTAACTGTCGCCTCTAACTCCATTGTCATTGCATTCACGATTTGAAGCTCGGATTTCCATGTTTTTTCGTCGTGAACGAAGGCCAAGATATGGCCGTCGTCTTCGGCTTCGGAATTGGGGTCCCTGGGAAGAAACAGAGGCTCGCCGCCGTACTTTTCGTCCCCGTAGATGAATTTCTGGGTGTCGCCGGTGGAAAGATCGACTTTGGCGAAACCAGAAACCTTCGGCCATGGCTCGGCGATGGCGAGGTAGGCGTATTTGGATTTCCGGCCGAGGAGGTTTTTGTTCACCATCCCTGCTTCCAAATTGACGTCGTTTTCAGGTGAAATTATGGGTCGACGAGTGGATTTTCCAGTTTTAAGATTAAGACGGATTTCTGATAAAACGCTTTTGAGTTCTTCGTTACATTCGTTGAAAATGGAGTCCGCCGGAGTCATGCAGGAGCCGATCACGACGACCTCGTCGGATTCTGGTTCTTCCCACGCGTTCCATAGATGAAAACAGAAACAATCCGGAACTTCGACCCATTTAATATCCGACCCGTTTTCTGCGTATTTATCGAGAACGCCAAAACGTGAAACCTTCTCTTTGTCGTACATCACCGGTGACCCACCAGTGATCATCTCTGACATCTTGAAAACCACCTGGTGATCCGGCACCACCACGAAATTCTCGGTGATCGCGAAATCATGAACCATAGTAGGCTTTCCCAAATCAATCGCTACGTCTTTCGATTTCTTTCCATCTGGTGAAAACCAGAAGTATTTCAGGTAAGGCTTTTGGATGACATCGTAGCTCAGTGCGAAAAGCTCGCCGGAAACTGGGTCGAGTTTTGGGTGTGCGATCATGGTAGAGTTTAACTGACCCTCGAAATTGTATCGTCCGCCGGTTTTCAAGTCGCCGGAAGGCGTGACACGGACGTGATAAGGCAAATCATCCTCCGACATGGCCAAAAGGTGGTTGTTAAAGTAAACTAAACCGGCGTTCGCCACTCCAAGACCTTGAGTGACGTCGATCAAGCCACACAACCCACGAGCATAAAACAGTAGAAGCTTAGCGATACCGGAGTGGCCATGGAGTTCTCCGATTGCTTTCGGAAATACGGGTTTCCCGATAGCTCGTTCTTGAACAAGCCTCTGTGTCTCCGTGAACCGGCAAGCGTAGCTAGCGGAGCCATTATCGAACTTCACGGCGTAAATCATGCCATCTCCGTCAAACAAATGGTGGCCGGAGGTAGGCTCGAACAATGGGTTAGCTCCATTCCTCAAGTAAACTCCTTGAATATGTTCCGGGATCTTTCCGGCAACCGGTAGGCAGTGGCGCACAGGTTGTTCCGGTACTGGACTGAAATTTCCGGCGATTTGAACATTTGGGTCAGCCGTTTTTGGCAAAGTCTGTAACTTTTCTCTTGCTTTCAATCCATCTTCAACGGCGTCCAATGCCATTGCTGCAAATTTCTGTATCAAGTTCCAATTTTGTTGGACCacaggagaagaagaagaagaagagggcaATTCAACGGGACAAGTTGAGGTTTTACCAACAGACTGTTTAGGAAACTGAAGAATCGAAGGAGTATGAAGTGCACAAAGAGTCGAATTTTGTGCAGTTCGAGCATTGGGTTTCTTACAGAAAGAAATCGAGGTAGAAGATGAACCTAATACATCTTTGGAAGAAGATAAGAATCTGCTTCTTTGATTAGTCCAAGTGGAAGTAGaagtagtagaagaagaagaagccatTATTGGTGATTGAAGCTATTTTAATGTCGATGGAAAAGAAGAAATGGAGTTGAGTTTGAGGGAGAAAGAGTGGGGGTGGAAGGGTATAAATAGTGAAGAAGGTCCACCGGAAATCATACCACGTGTAGGATGGTTAGAAAAAGGCCCATCGAACTATCgatgattattaatttattattatattattcttattattattattttaaatattttgacaACAATTATTTTCTTTGGAGGCAGGTACCTCATCACAACTATTTTTTGGTTTATTCTTCTATATAATGTTAACGTGTCTAATAAAAAACATttaatgtttttaatttaatatcaaTGTTTGATAGGTATTTAATTACTTAAAATTATGTAGTTTTCTTAATTATCCAAGATAGGTTTACGGATAAAGTGGTAATATGTTCATATGCCAAGTTTGCTGATATGAAGCGCAAATACATTGTCTCATTGtcgtatatttttatttaattacaaTTAAATAATTCATGTTATTAAACATGAGTAGAAAAGCTATAGTAAGGAAGTTATAATACAAGCTTTTTAAGAAAAAAACGGAGATGAGGTTTTATGAATTAGAAATACAttctcaaatatatatatatatatatatatatatatatatatatatatatatatatatatatatatatatatatatatatatatatattttatttctttGATCCGTTGAACTTATTTAGCATATTTACTTTTCAACAAAGAAGAAAATTAGTTTATCACTTTCATCTAGAAGTAATAGAcgttataattataaattaatacattCATGGTAAATATGCCGAAATTGTCACTAATGATAAGATTACAAGTATTACTCATAAGGATATGTGTTATTTTCATGTAATGAATTTTGACATTTACATCCAAGGGTGTGCGCGGTGTAGGACCCGACAAGAACAAAACCTAATTCGAATTGGACTACGCCCGGTTTGTTTACCTTTTAATTTGAATTAACATCTTTACAAACTAAAGACcttgtgtgtgtctatatatatatatatatatatatatatatatatatatatatatatatatatatatatatatatatatatatatatatatatatatatatatatatatatatatatatatatatatatatatatatagggtgaggttcaacttttagaactgactttttatcaaaaaaaaaagaaaaaaaaaccagaaattcataatttttttatcttttttccaaTGATATGAAATTCGAtcttttttttacgtcaaattcataatgtgaatctttgaaaattcacaacgtgaatcacataaatgttaatatatgaatttatatatttttagattttttttcgataaaaaataagctctaaaaattgaaaaaaaaaaattggttccttgaaaatccaataattatggttctctattgaatttatatatatatatatatatatatatatatatatatatatatatatatatatatatatatatatatatatatatagaaaagtgGATATTCCCTTAAGGTATATAAACTTAGATACCCAAATTAACCATAATACGTCGTTTTCAATCATATACATATattgtaattgtccaatgttcttataattcaatTCTTAAATTGATTTACTTtcaaaaattttataaatttaacatatatatttcttttacataattttcatttttaactataatatatatatcgtAGTATGTGTTCGACAAAAATATGTGATGTAAGAGTAAGATACTAATGAAATTTCGAAAATATTGGAAATAGATCAAGttagggttgaagtttaagaacattataattaatatataaaaaaaaacgaCGTATTATGGTAGGTTTGAGTACCTAagtttatatacccttaagggtatattcacttttcatatatatatatatatatatatatatatatatatatatatatatatatatatatatatgtataatcaagatcaaataaaaaagaaaattctgTTAGGAAGGTAAAaggtttttttctacatatttttttattgaaCAAATACAAAAATCATTAGATGATTTGAAAGTTAAATGATTTACCATAAAAAATTCCTTAAAAAACATTTTCAtgatttatttttatgtatattaaaaaaaatcacttttatgacaattttagtgaataacaataAAATAATTGTATAAATGAATTATCGAGatgttttttgagaatttttttgtgaatcatgttatttttgATTCATCTAGTGATTAATTTGTTTTATTcatcaaaaaaatatgtagaaaaaaatttCTTATCTTTTTACATAAAAAAATTCttaccgaatatatatatatatatatatatatatatatatatatatatatatatatatatatatatatatatatatatatatatatatatatatatatatatatatatatatatatatatatatatatatatatatatataactccttTACAAACCAAAGACCGTGTTAATGAATAACATTAAATTAATAGAAATTGCCAACATCCGGATTAGAATCCATGACCttcaatctaagaaacaaaacaTCTACCAATTGAGTTAACCGTCAATTTGATTTAGTTTTTTAGGACCATAGGTAGGATGTGGTTAAGGGATCGGATCAAATTCAAAGTGGACCTAAACTGAATTAATATATTTTACAAACTGGAGATCAAACCAGATAGGATGTGGTTCGGTTTTTGGTTTGATTCGGTTTTTATGGTTTACATGCTCATCCTTATTTATATCCTACCGcactgtaattttttttttttttttttaattttatgatgTGTTAGGATCCTTAAATTCAAGTATTTTTCTGTTACTAGCTACTGTATTGTTTATGCGCTTAGTTGGCATAAGTTATTTACATACCAAATAAGAGATATTGTATCTAAATCTCCTAATATGGAAATCCTTAAAATTATAGTTGATTAACCAATTTGTATTAGTTGAACTTAAATACTATGGTCGGTGTTAATGAAGAACGTAAAATATAATGTAAAATATAATGTTGAGTTGGAGCAACTTAACATCAAATTTGAGTTAATTTTAAGTattagtttttattttcttttgaaatgGTGGAATTTTAAGTATTAATATGAAGTTGGGGGATGTTGTAAGGCCTGAAACTTTATTAAGTTTTTCCAATTCAAAAAGACACTTTAGGAATCCAAATAAGTATCAAATCCCTATCTCTTAAGTAACCTTTCaagaaccaaaaaccctaaaatcggacATCTATAAATGGAAATACATAAAGTAATTGCAATTACTTATATTTGAATACAAACTAAGAAATCGGTTTCAAAATATATAAACACGGAGTTCATCGGAGATATTGAAGGAAAGCGGTTTCAAAATCTCTAAATACGGAGTTTGTCGGAGATATTAAATATAGTTTTATTGGAGATGTAAAGAGGAGATATGGTTCaaagatgaagaaaaaaaagTTTGAAAGGGGGTTTTGACTCTTTAATACAAATCACAATCAAaattatcatcttcatcatcaaatgttttAAGGTTTTATTAGCTTTGTCAAATTCAAACTAGTAGGACAAACGATCATTCATTTCTTTGTTCAAAAAATGGAGATAGATATGTGAAAAGAATAAGTTATTTGGGGTTTTTGACATTCCACCTTTCACACCTATTTGATAAATGAAGAACTTCATCATTTGCCAAACTGGGAAATAAGCCACCATCGATTCATATCTCAATATTATTGCTTGCATCAAAAGCATGCCAGGAAATTCGAAGAACCCTCCATCTCCATCTATAGTTATAGGTTCATCTTCATCTTGGAAACTAGTAACTTGTTCGTCTTTGTATGTTCCATGTTTGTGTATATGTTTATCTCCATCAAAATGGTTTTGATCATAGGGGTTTCCTATTCCTCGGTTTAGATATTTTTTTAAACGTTGACAAGCAGACTCCCTTCTCCTTATCTCATCGGTGGTGATTTTTTGTCGATGATGAATACGTTTTTGAATGAGTTCTTGAATTCTTTTAAAtgattaaatattattaaaataaatattactaAAAAAAGTAACTATATATTAACATGTACATAATAAAATAgaataataaataaatcaatttggatATTATATC is part of the Lactuca sativa cultivar Salinas chromosome 7, Lsat_Salinas_v11, whole genome shotgun sequence genome and harbors:
- the LOC111914373 gene encoding 9-cis-epoxycarotenoid dioxygenase NCED1, chloroplastic-like, with translation MASSSSTTSTSTWTNQRSRFLSSSKDVLGSSSTSISFCKKPNARTAQNSTLCALHTPSILQFPKQSVGKTSTCPVELPSSSSSSPVVQQNWNLIQKFAAMALDAVEDGLKAREKLQTLPKTADPNVQIAGNFSPVPEQPVRHCLPVAGKIPEHIQGVYLRNGANPLFEPTSGHHLFDGDGMIYAVKFDNGSASYACRFTETQRLVQERAIGKPVFPKAIGELHGHSGIAKLLLFYARGLCGLIDVTQGLGVANAGLVYFNNHLLAMSEDDLPYHVRVTPSGDLKTGGRYNFEGQLNSTMIAHPKLDPVSGELFALSYDVIQKPYLKYFWFSPDGKKSKDVAIDLGKPTMVHDFAITENFVVVPDHQVVFKMSEMITGGSPVMYDKEKVSRFGVLDKYAENGSDIKWVEVPDCFCFHLWNAWEEPESDEVVVIGSCMTPADSIFNECNEELKSVLSEIRLNLKTGKSTRRPIISPENDVNLEAGMVNKNLLGRKSKYAYLAIAEPWPKVSGFAKVDLSTGDTQKFIYGDEKYGGEPLFLPRDPNSEAEDDGHILAFVHDEKTWKSELQIVNAMTMELEATVKLPSRVPYGFHGTFINAKDLATQA